The Heterodontus francisci isolate sHetFra1 chromosome 14, sHetFra1.hap1, whole genome shotgun sequence nucleotide sequence TGGCAATCATTTTCCCCAATGTTTAAGCAGCCAACTAGCCTGCCACGGGATCATTGCTCAATATATGTCTCCGAGAACTTTACTGCGCAGTGAATGACAAGAGGGAACACAGCCAAAGGCAGACCAAGAAAAGAGAAGGGTATTAGAAGGGACAAAGGCACCATCAAAGAGAAGGCTCTCTGACGGGCTTTGTAGGTAGACAGAGATGGCGAGGCAGAAATGTTGAAGgagggtgtttcagagagcttgAGTTCAAATGTCACCTTGGTTGTTGGAGAAATAGAattcaacttttttttaaatttagaaatAAAAAGCTGGGATCAGTAAAACATGACCATGAAGATTACTGCATAAACCCaaatggttcaccaatgtcctttggggaaggaacctGCCTCTCTTGCCCGCTCTGGCCTATATGTAATTCCAGTCCTACaataacatggttgactcttaactgccctctgaaatggtctagcaagccactcggttgtatcaaaactgctacactgcagcagttcaagaaggtggaccaccaccttctcaggaataAACTAGGGATGCCGGCCTcgtcagtgacgtccacatcctgagaacaaatttaAAATGAAAAGACAGCAAACTGACTTTTCAAAACAGCAAAATCTCAAATATAAATAACTATGatgcttttttttttgcagtgaggCAGCAAAACCAGATAAAAATATCACAAACATTTATCTCTGAGTACAGTCTTCAATCTATCAGCAATGCAGTCACCAAGCATCTGACCAGCATTGCTCAGTTAGAAACAAATCACATTGAAAAGGCCAGCGCCTCCTGCAGCCAGGCCGGACCAGAAATGATTTGATTCTTTGTGTGTTTACAACAAGCTTTTCCGTGTCCAGATGCCAAGATGGGTACGTAGGGGACAAGCAACGTGGcagagagaagaaaaaaatataacatGCAGCTCCCAAAGGGGCACCGTTGCTGTTAGGAGGTCCCCAGAATGACCTCCCGACATGTGGTTATTGGCATGTGTCACCGTAACGTTGCCGCACACTTCTGCCAGATACAGCGAGCATGCACAACTGGCATTTGCCAATGAAGCAGACTCGATGTCCAGCGAGAATGAGCGCTTGAGGCTCTCCCAGACTCATCCCCTTCCCCGAAATCACGAGAATCCCCGTAAGTCAATCAGTTTAAAAACCTGAGatgattttttttgttttcttttgtaTTGTGGTTGCAGATTGAGTCCATTTCACAAagaggttggggggcggggggtggttgtAGGTTGGGAGAGGGGAAAGAAAAAGCCTTTTTTAATTTTTATGTTTATTCAAACCTGAGGTATTTGCATCAAGCAGCCAGGATATCTTAAAACTATTCAAAAACATTTAAATCAGCCATAATAATAGATACACCACTATTTACATTATATTAACGTCTGCATCCATTCGCAATCAGTTCATACAAGTTATCTCATGGAAGGTACTTTTCCAGCCTTTAGTGTAGCAGTCTACATTTCAACTGGCTCAGTCACATACAAGGAAGGACAAAGTGCAATAAATGGCCTTCTCAGGTAGCAGTCCTGTGCAGACCAGGGTATGATGCAAAAACAAAGGAAACataaaacacaaaaaatatataattaaTAAGATAAAACCAGAATTTCTTTGAGTATTGCTTGAAGTACTTAAATACCGCACTGTACAACTTTAAATGGGGTGGCCAGTTCCCTCATCTTTCACCATTGCCAGAATGTGTGTGGAGAAATAAATTAGCTTTTCTAAAAATGTTCAAGACAAGTCTCAAGTGGAGCATCAACCCACTTTCTGTATCATTAGAGAGAAAAACATTTACTGcgcttttgctttttttaaaaaaaggataaagTCCGCAGCTTCCAAATTGTCTACTTTCAGACGATAAATAAACacagttcctccctttcacccagtgaaAATAGCCATTCCCAATGCTGTCACGACACCTCAATGATTTCCATACTGCCAGAAAAGCTGGACTGTTTCCCTATTTTCCCCAGGTCTTCCCTCGATCTGCTCTCTGACATGCCGTCCTCAAACTCCATCTGGCAGCTCCGCCTCTTGAACTGTTTCTCAATGGCGCCCTCCTCGTGCCAGCTCCGCCTAGTGTCCCTTGGCTCGGGCTGCTTCTCGCGCAGCCGGACTGCCCCGTACTGTTCACAGCCGTTCGGTGCTGTGTTGCAACCAAAGGAGGAGTATGAGGGGGTGCTACCACTGAAGAGGTTGGAGCTTCCTGCCACATGACCAGACTGGGAGTCTGTGCTAAAGTACCATGGAGTGTTGACGGAGGGGGTTGTTGAAACAGGGGATTGTACCAATTCTGAATGCTTCCCCCATCGGTTAATGCCATTGTTCCCCAAAGGGAGCTGCTGGGCACTAGGAATATTCAGCAGCAGCGCCTGTTTCAGGTTGTCCTCCACGTTGTTGACCTTGTGGATTGGGCAGGGTATGCTGGTCCTGGTTAAGTTTAAACTTAAGGGATGCACAGGTGAGCTGGATGAGTTCGAGAGACTGCCGATGTGCTTTGGCTTACGCCTCTGTCGAGCTTTCGATTCGGCGCTGAAGTCTGACCCCACAGGCTTGTCTGGGCTGTCGAGGCTCGGAGAGTACTGCTCAAAGCCAGGACTGGCCATTTTGACCTCCAGTTTGCAAAGCTTTGGGATGTCATCAGAATCCATTGGCGTGGCGGCCTTGCTGAAATTGAAGCTGGCACTTGGCGAGTAGGAAGACTTGATGTCCAGTGAGAAAGAGCGCTTGAGGCGGTTGGTATCCTGAATCCGCTCCGTGGATAGATGTAGGCCATTGAGGCCCTGCTGTAAGGTGATATGTGATGCGATCTTACAATCAGTTCCACTGCTCTCTGAATCACTGCTCTGCTGGTTTGCATCCTTCTGTGCAGCTTGCCCTGTTGTCTCAGAGGTAGAGAAGACAGGACATGTCCTTTCCAAGATCCCTCTACAGACGTCAGTCACCTCCTTGCCAACTTCCTCCTCCAGTCTGTCTGCCTGAGGCTTGAGGGACTTCAGGGATCGGACCTTCAGAAGCTTCAGGCTCTTCTCATACTCTAGCAGCTGCCCCATGAAGTTGAAATTGGGAGATATTGACGGTCTTCGATCCTTGACAAACCTTTAACAAGAACACAAATACGCTGTTTTCAATCAAGCAATAGTGTGTCTAGTATAGAAACTGGATTCAGCAAAGCTATCACCCAGAGACTTCAGAATAGTCACCAACAATAAGCTGCACAGCTAACTTTTATTCATTGAGTAATCTTTTCCTCGTATTTCTATTCACTTATGAACCTGCAATGAAACATTTCTAAGGAGCTTCTTCCATCCTGTTCCTTGCAACTGAAGATTACTTGGTTATTACTGAAAACCTTTAGTAATTTAGTTGATTATTTCCCTCCTCTCAATTCGGGTGCGTCCCTGGCATAGACAGTGATGCCCAAATTGCAGGTCCAGCTCAGCGGAAGAGGCGGGCACTCCAGTCTCTGCCAGGGAGCTGGGCAGGACTTGCAGCTTCAGCAGCTAAAAGACAGCTTTGCTCCATTGAACATTTTCCTTCTGGATAACAGGACTTGTGCATAGCTGCAGTCAAAGTACAGAGCCCGAGTATCTTCACGCCCCACGACCCCACAAACAACCTCTGAAAGCTGGATGCCAGTAAGTTGATGGGATGCTCCAGTGCCCAGTGTGCCCACAGTACCAATAGCAGGAAAGGCACCTGAGGCTGTGCTTCCCTCATTTGCCCATGACTAACATACACTCTACCACATATAGGTGAATGGTCTGTTCCCTGAAGGAGCCCATGGCAGAACACAACCCCAAGTAACTTTCCACCTCTACCTTCTCCCACCTCACCCAGATCTGTCGTAAAAAGGTTGCTGGGAAGGGGCCACAGAAGGTAGCTGACCATGTAACCTGAGCTGTATGGACATTTATAGTATAATGCTGTAGCCCTTCCTCCTCACCAATTCAACAGCAAAGTGGCAGTGCTAAGCCAGACCTATCACTCAGATGCACCAGTGGTACATCCAGCCTCATCTCTCACTCACAGTCAGTACTGCTCACTTAATACTGGCACAAGGCATCAATGCAAGAGCCAACCTGGTCTCTGTCTGCAGGTAACTTTGACTTTGTGCTATAGTGTAAAGTGGCTTCAAGTTAAATCAACCGTTTACACCATCACACAGTCAAACCCATCTCTCTATAGCTGTTTTTATATTGCACTAGACTTGTTCTCCCTACATACAAGCATCACACTGCCAGCTACAGCCCAAAAGCAAACATGTTGGATATAGGACATTCCTGTAAGTTTATTGTCAGATTGCAATGAATTGAACAAAATCCGTACTTTGGGAACCAGCATAACTCAAATAGGTCTTAATATGATATAAAAACAGTTCGATATAGACAAACATGGAGTCAGTACCATTGAAAACAGCTCCGATACTGACAATACAAAGTCACCAACCTGGCCCTGTCCCTCTCTCTTATTCACACTCACAAATAAAGTCAGTTCCACTGTGCCTTTTATGATATCAAGCTGTTTCATCTAAACTGGGTAATATGCAATGTGCAAGTCATAATGGCAGGGTACTCTATCAATGCAATTGCCTCTCCTGCATTTGGACTGAATGCACCAAAATAGTGTTCAGTTATGAGCCAGCCAGGGGTTGGAATGGAGTGAAGTGCTTCTCGCAAGCACCACTAAGGGGATGGGAGAAAGGTGAAAAAACACATAAAGAATGCAACATGACAGTGATCAAAATCACTCGAACCTGCTCCAGCTCAGGCCTCAAAGCCTGCAATGGAGGTCTTGGTATCATTTACCTGTAAGCATCATCTGAGGACAGGCCCATGGTCTTCATAATGTAGGCAATGGCGACTGTAGCTGATCGAGAGATCCCAGCCAAACAGTGAACAAGCACTCGACAGTTGGACACCTTCGCTTTGTCtagtgagagacaggaaacagTTTGAGTGGCTTGTGCCAGTCTCCTTTCTACACTCAATATAATTATTCTACCCCATACCATGTGGAATCAAAACTGCCTGAATAAAAAGAGGAAACATTCCATAATGCACCAGGATCAAAGCCAAGGAAACAGATGCAGCTACACTAACACTACTCTGCTGATTCCCATCTTCGTAGTTAGCATTCACATGGAAACAGAGTCAGTGGGTACATTATTATCTGTCCTTTGGAGCAGTGTGCAGAATGGATGGCTTGAACAGGCTTTTAGGAATGTGttcacacaacaggctgaatgtacACATTCGCAATTTACTTTTCTATTTTCACTCTCTTATTTTCTAAGGTGATGACTCACACTGAAGTACAGTTCTCTGCATCGTGCTGGGATTTGGGGTCCTGACACTGTCACAATCCTTTATAGCACCTAAATGATGCTGAAAGCATGTATATTACCTATGAAAACAACAGATTCATCCAACCAGGGCAGAAGCTTCTCACAGTAGTTGTCATTGACTGGAATGCGCATGAAGTGACTCTCTGAGATGAAGTCTGGCTTAGGACAAGAGTTGCTGGCATTAAGAACATatgtgattccattctgtaccattaagTCCTGCAATAGAAAAATGATTCCAGATTAATATACATATATAGCATCAACATTTATTTTCCAATCCTATTTCTGGAATTCTTCTGTCAACAATATTTTGTAGACAATCATTTGACCGTCATAAACTACAGCACCTTCTCTGCACTAGGGCGGTTACCTTTTCTCGCCCAAAACCAGAAAGGAGGAGTTATTTAAAAGCCCATCCCGTGTacttgtgataaaagcaaaataccgcagatgctggaaatctgaaataaaaacaagaaatgctggaaatacacagcaggtctggcagcatctgtggagagagaagcagagttaacgtttcaggtcaatgaccattctgatgaagggtcactgaactgaaacgttaactctgcttctctctccaccgatgctgccagacctgctgagtatttccagcatttcttgtttttatatctgtgTACTTGTGATACTGGTctgctctctcacacatgcacagatAGCCGCTAACAAATTGAATGCAGAATTTAGGAAGAATGTCTTGAAACACTGGAAAAGGTGAGGTTGTGGAACATGCCACATGGAGTGGCTGAAACAGATAGTTTTGTGTATTTAAGGAGAAGCTTGATGCATTCATGAGAGGGAAGGTGGGCAGGATGGGAAGAGGTAATTAGTGTTTGCAGTATAATAACCGCATAGAGCTTTATGAACTGTTTTTGTGCTGTGGGTTCTATGTAATACTGGCAAGTTATGGCAGCAGAGTCAAAGCAGCTTTAAGTAAATTCCTGATCTCTTTTTTTTAATGTAGATTCCTGGCCTATGTTTTTTTCCTTACCTGTAGCAATTGAGAACCAGACTACTGCTATGTTTTTGTGATTGTGAAAATTGTTGGGTGACCAGCACTGAAACCAGCCTGTCAGCTTAGAAGCTGGGTGACTTGCCACTCTAAAGCAAACCCACTGAGTTACAATTCCTCTGGTCAGAGAATGACTGGGTTTTGAGCAATCCCACAATTGGAATTTTATAGCACACACATCCTTGTTGCCAGttctaaattttttttttaattcattcatgggatgtgggcatcactgggtatgccagcatttattgcctatccttaattgtccttgagaaggtgatggtgagctgccttcttgaaccactgcagtccatgtgaagtaggtacacccacagtgctgttaggaagggagttccaggattttgacccagcgacaatgaaggaacggcaatatagttccaagtcagaatgatgtgtgacttggaggggaacttgcaggtggtggtgttcccatgtatttgctgcccttctccttctagttggtagaggccgcgggtttggaaggtgctgtctaaggagccttggtgcattgctgcagtgcatcttgcagatggtacacactgctgtcactgtgcaccggtggtggagggagtcaatgtttgtggatggggtgccaaccaagcgggctgctttgtcctggatggtgtcgagcttcttgagtgttgttgcagctgcagctatccaggcaagtggagagtattccatcagactcctgacttgtgccttgtagttggtggactttggggagtcaggagatcagttacttgccacaggattcctagcctctgacctgctcttgtagccacggtatttatatggctactccaattcagtttctggtcaatggtagcccccaggatgttgatagtgggggattcagcgatggtaatgccattgaatgtcaaggggagatggttagattctctcttgttggagatggtcattgcctggcactagtgtggcataaatgttacttgccacttagcagcccaagcctggatgttgtacaggtcttgctgcatttctacatggactgcttcagtagctgaggagtcgtgaatggtgctgaacattgtgcaatcatcagcgagcatccccacttcctacctaatgattgaaggaaggtcatgggcctaggacactaccctgacgaactcctgcagtgatgtcctggagctcagatgatcgacctccaacaaccacaaccatcttcctttgtgctaggtatgactccaaccagcggagagttttccccctgattcccattgaccagttttgcgagggctccttgatgccatactcagtcaaatgctgccttgatgtcaagggcagtcactctcacctcttgagttcagctcttttgtccatgtttgaaccaaggctgtaatgaggtcaggagctgagtgaccctggcggaacccaaactgagcatcactgagtaggttattgctaagcaagtgctgcttgatggcactgttgatgacacctgccatcactttactgatgattgagagtaaactgatggggtggtaattatccgggttggacttgtcctgctttttgtgttgctgggtagatgccagtgttgtagctgtactggaacagcttggctaggggcacggcaagttctggagcaatggtcttcagtactattgccggaatattgccaggacacatagcctttgcagtatccagtgccttcagccgtttcttgatatcacgcggagtgaatcgaattgactgaagtctggcatctgtcatgctggggacttcaggagaaggccgagatggatcatcaactcggcacttctggctgaagattgttgcaaatgcttctgccttatctttcgcactaatgtgctgggctcccccatcattgaggatggggatatttgtggagccacctcctccagttagttgtttaattgtccaccaccattcacggctggatgtggcaggactgctgagcttagatctgatccattggttatgggattgcttagctctgtctatcgcacgctgcttgcgcagtttggcacgcaagtagtcctgtgttgtagtttcaccagattgacacctcactttgaggtgtacctggtgctgctcctggcatgccctctgcaactctttattgaaccagggttggtctcctggctcgatggtaatggtagagtgggggatatgccgggccgtaaggttacagattgtggttgagtacaattcttctgctgctgatggcccacagcgcctcatggatgcccagttttgcattgctagatctgtttgaaatctatcccattaagcacggtgatagtgccacacaacacgatggatggtatcctcaatgtgaaggcgggactttgtctccacaaggactgtgcggtggtcactcctacgaatactgtcatggacagatgcatctgcagcaggcagattggtgaggacgaggtcaagtatgtttttccctcttgttggtttcctcaccacctgccgcagacccagtctagcagctatgtcctttaggactcggccagctcggtcagtagtggtgctaccgagccactctaggtaatggacattgaagtcccccacccagaatacattctgtgcccttgccaccctcagtgcttcctccaagtgatgttcaacatggaggagtactgactcatcagctgagggagggcggagggtggtaatcagtaggaggttaccttgcccatgtttgacctgatgccatgagacttcatggggtccagagtcgatgttgaggactcccagggcaactccctccctactgtataccactgtgcagtcacctctgctgggtctgtcctgccggtgggacaggacatacacggggatggtgatggcggtgtctgggacattgtaaggtatgattccgtgagtatgactatgtcaggctgttgcttgactagtctgtgggacagctctcccaactttggcacaagcccccagatgttagtaaggaggactttgcaggatcgacagggctgggtttgccattgacgTTTCCGATgcgtaggtcgatgccgggt carries:
- the LOC137376963 gene encoding dual specificity protein phosphatase 8-like isoform X1; translated protein: MAGEKARPKVIDSQKLASLLQNGVEGTLVIDSRSFVEYNTSHVLNSVNICCSKLVKRRLQQDKFSITELIQPSCKMKIDVEGKQEVVLYDQCTRDPGKLASDSFTSVLLGKLEGCFHYVSLLAGGFAAFSSCFPGLCEGKPTTILPMSISQPCLPVANIGPTRILAHLYLGSQKDVLNKDLMVQNGITYVLNASNSCPKPDFISESHFMRIPVNDNYCEKLLPWLDESVVFIDKAKVSNCRVLVHCLAGISRSATVAIAYIMKTMGLSSDDAYRFVKDRRPSISPNFNFMGQLLEYEKSLKLLKVRSLKSLKPQADRLEEEVGKEVTDVCRGILERTCPVFSTSETTGQAAQKDANQQSSDSESSGTDCKIASHITLQQGLNGLHLSTERIQDTNRLKRSFSLDIKSSYSPSASFNFSKAATPMDSDDIPKLCKLEVKMASPGFEQYSPSLDSPDKPVGSDFSAESKARQRRKPKHIGSLSNSSSSPVHPLSLNLTRTSIPCPIHKVNNVEDNLKQALLLNIPSAQQLPLGNNGINRWGKHSELVQSPVSTTPSVNTPWYFSTDSQSGHVAGSSNLFSGSTPSYSSFGCNTAPNGCEQYGAVRLREKQPEPRDTRRSWHEEGAIEKQFKRRSCQMEFEDGMSESRSREDLGKIGKQSSFSGSMEIIEVS
- the LOC137376963 gene encoding dual specificity protein phosphatase 8-like isoform X2, with protein sequence MYETEMKLKIRVRRIKEGREVRGGFAAFSSCFPGLCEGKPTTILPMSISQPCLPVANIGPTRILAHLYLGSQKDVLNKDLMVQNGITYVLNASNSCPKPDFISESHFMRIPVNDNYCEKLLPWLDESVVFIDKAKVSNCRVLVHCLAGISRSATVAIAYIMKTMGLSSDDAYRFVKDRRPSISPNFNFMGQLLEYEKSLKLLKVRSLKSLKPQADRLEEEVGKEVTDVCRGILERTCPVFSTSETTGQAAQKDANQQSSDSESSGTDCKIASHITLQQGLNGLHLSTERIQDTNRLKRSFSLDIKSSYSPSASFNFSKAATPMDSDDIPKLCKLEVKMASPGFEQYSPSLDSPDKPVGSDFSAESKARQRRKPKHIGSLSNSSSSPVHPLSLNLTRTSIPCPIHKVNNVEDNLKQALLLNIPSAQQLPLGNNGINRWGKHSELVQSPVSTTPSVNTPWYFSTDSQSGHVAGSSNLFSGSTPSYSSFGCNTAPNGCEQYGAVRLREKQPEPRDTRRSWHEEGAIEKQFKRRSCQMEFEDGMSESRSREDLGKIGKQSSFSGSMEIIEVS